Proteins found in one Sorghum bicolor cultivar BTx623 chromosome 1, Sorghum_bicolor_NCBIv3, whole genome shotgun sequence genomic segment:
- the LOC8083916 gene encoding peroxisomal (S)-2-hydroxy-acid oxidase GLO1 isoform X2: MGEITNVMEYQAIAKQKLPKMAYDYYASGAEDEWTLKENREAFSRILFRPRILIDVSKIDMTTSVLGFKISMPIMVAPTAMQKMAHPDGEYATARAASAAGTIMTLSSWATSSVEEVASTGPGIRFFQLYVHKDRKVVEQLVRRAERAGFKAIALTVDTPRLGRREADIKNRFVLPPHLTLKNFEGLDLGKMDQANDSGLASYVAGQIDRTLSWKDVKWLQSITSMPILVKGVVTAEDARLAVHSGAAGIIVSNHGARQLDYVPATISALEEVVKAAQGRIPVYLDGGVRRGTDVFKALALGAAGIFVGRPVVFALAAEGEAGVRNVLRMLRDEFELTMALSGCTTLADINRSHVLTEGDRLRPTPRL, encoded by the exons ATGGGTGAGATCACCAACGTGATGGAGTACCAGGCCATCGCGAAGCAGAAGCTTCCCAAGATGGCCTACGACTACTACGCCTCCGGCGCCGAGGACGAGTGGACGCTCAAAGAGAACAGGGAGGCCTTCTCCAGGATCCT GTTCCGGCCTCGCATCCTGATTGATGTCTCCAAGATTGACATGACCACAAGTGTTCTGGGTTTCAAGATCTCAATGCCCATTATGGTTGCCCCCACTGCCATGCAGAAGATGGCTCACCCAGATG GGGAGTATGCAACTGCACGGGCAGCATCAGCAGCAGGGACTAtcatg ACACTGTCATCATGGGCAACTTCAAGCGTGGAGGAGGTCGCCTCGACCGGACCGGGAATCCGCTTCTTCCAGCTATAT GTGCACAAGGACAGGAAGGTGGTGGAGCAGCTGGTGAGAAGGGCCGAGAGGGCTGGGTTCAAGGCGATCGCTCTCACCGTGGACACCCCGCGCCTGGGCCGCCGTGAAGCCGACATCAAGAACAG GTTCGTTCTGCCGCCACACCTGACGCTCAAGAACTTCGAGGGCCTGGACCTTGGCAAGATGGACCAG GCCAATGACTCCGGGCTGGCGTCCTACGTTGCTGGACAGATCGACCGCACCCTCAGCTGGAAG GATGTCAAGTGGCTGCAGAGCATCACCTCGATGCCGATCCTGGTGAAGGGAGTCGTCACGGCGGAGGACG CGAGGCTGGCCGTCCACTCCGGCGCGGCGGGCATCATCGTGTCCAACCACGGCGCGCGGCAGCTGGACTACGTGCCGGCCACCATCAGCGCGCTCGAGGAGGTCGTGAAGGCCGCGCAGGGCCGCATCCCGGTGTACCTGGACGGCGGCGTCCGCCGCGGCACCGACGTGTTCAAGGCGCTCGCCCTGGGGGCCGCCGGCATCTTC GTCGGGAGGCCGGTGGTGTTCGCGCTGGCGGCGGAGGGCGAGGCGGGCGTCCGGAACGTGCTCCGGATGCTCCGGGACGAGTTCGAGCTCACCATGGCGCTCAGCGGCTGCACGACGCTGGCCGACATCAACCGCAGCCACGTCCTCACCGAGGGAGATCGCCTCCGCCCCACGCCCAGGTTGTGA
- the LOC8083916 gene encoding peroxisomal (S)-2-hydroxy-acid oxidase GLO1 isoform X1 — protein sequence MTAEYSVEGAPVADTMGEITNVMEYQAIAKQKLPKMAYDYYASGAEDEWTLKENREAFSRILFRPRILIDVSKIDMTTSVLGFKISMPIMVAPTAMQKMAHPDGEYATARAASAAGTIMTLSSWATSSVEEVASTGPGIRFFQLYVHKDRKVVEQLVRRAERAGFKAIALTVDTPRLGRREADIKNRFVLPPHLTLKNFEGLDLGKMDQANDSGLASYVAGQIDRTLSWKDVKWLQSITSMPILVKGVVTAEDARLAVHSGAAGIIVSNHGARQLDYVPATISALEEVVKAAQGRIPVYLDGGVRRGTDVFKALALGAAGIFVGRPVVFALAAEGEAGVRNVLRMLRDEFELTMALSGCTTLADINRSHVLTEGDRLRPTPRL from the exons ATG ACTGCAGAGTATAGCGTCGAGGGGGCTCCGGTGGCAGACACCATGGGTGAGATCACCAACGTGATGGAGTACCAGGCCATCGCGAAGCAGAAGCTTCCCAAGATGGCCTACGACTACTACGCCTCCGGCGCCGAGGACGAGTGGACGCTCAAAGAGAACAGGGAGGCCTTCTCCAGGATCCT GTTCCGGCCTCGCATCCTGATTGATGTCTCCAAGATTGACATGACCACAAGTGTTCTGGGTTTCAAGATCTCAATGCCCATTATGGTTGCCCCCACTGCCATGCAGAAGATGGCTCACCCAGATG GGGAGTATGCAACTGCACGGGCAGCATCAGCAGCAGGGACTAtcatg ACACTGTCATCATGGGCAACTTCAAGCGTGGAGGAGGTCGCCTCGACCGGACCGGGAATCCGCTTCTTCCAGCTATAT GTGCACAAGGACAGGAAGGTGGTGGAGCAGCTGGTGAGAAGGGCCGAGAGGGCTGGGTTCAAGGCGATCGCTCTCACCGTGGACACCCCGCGCCTGGGCCGCCGTGAAGCCGACATCAAGAACAG GTTCGTTCTGCCGCCACACCTGACGCTCAAGAACTTCGAGGGCCTGGACCTTGGCAAGATGGACCAG GCCAATGACTCCGGGCTGGCGTCCTACGTTGCTGGACAGATCGACCGCACCCTCAGCTGGAAG GATGTCAAGTGGCTGCAGAGCATCACCTCGATGCCGATCCTGGTGAAGGGAGTCGTCACGGCGGAGGACG CGAGGCTGGCCGTCCACTCCGGCGCGGCGGGCATCATCGTGTCCAACCACGGCGCGCGGCAGCTGGACTACGTGCCGGCCACCATCAGCGCGCTCGAGGAGGTCGTGAAGGCCGCGCAGGGCCGCATCCCGGTGTACCTGGACGGCGGCGTCCGCCGCGGCACCGACGTGTTCAAGGCGCTCGCCCTGGGGGCCGCCGGCATCTTC GTCGGGAGGCCGGTGGTGTTCGCGCTGGCGGCGGAGGGCGAGGCGGGCGTCCGGAACGTGCTCCGGATGCTCCGGGACGAGTTCGAGCTCACCATGGCGCTCAGCGGCTGCACGACGCTGGCCGACATCAACCGCAGCCACGTCCTCACCGAGGGAGATCGCCTCCGCCCCACGCCCAGGTTGTGA